A stretch of Polypterus senegalus isolate Bchr_013 chromosome 3, ASM1683550v1, whole genome shotgun sequence DNA encodes these proteins:
- the LOC120524882 gene encoding homeobox protein Hox-D3-like isoform X2, with protein sequence MQKALCYENAGSFLGCSYQETSALGYLGQNSFTSLPEYHSNTCYLQVDSSPCSPPQDPEQRERTQRNAIPEPVRQQPIIPSPCSSTTSTQSSPDRTILESLDKTSYATGRPRNCNGKAGPPKEIFPWMKESRQNCKQKGDITSPAESHPDSNVSSSASKRARTAYTNSQLVELEKEFHFNRYLCRPRRLEMANLLNLSERQIKIWFQNRRMKFKKDHRGKSGSSSPGGGSPGRSSPSNSYSGQVQMQGDGGFDSPLSNTYKSNGNMYGLGYTTPIYESSPSQKCYGVASITPNYDQLPLQTEVNFGSPNLQTSPSYAGGSYGEPILTAGHGTHFSLNLSASSTLDYNCSSQIAGKPQIGQCEVLPAYTDLNSLPAPQGMAQEPPTLTHL encoded by the exons atgCAAAAAGCTTTGTGCTACGAAAATGCAGGGTCATTTTTGGGGTGCTCATACCAAGAAACTTCAGCTCTGGGCTACCTCGGCCAAAACTCTTTTACAAGTTTGCCAGAGTACCACTCCAACACCTGCTACCTGCAGGTAGATAGCTCGCCATGCTCTCCACCCCAGGATCCAGAGCAGAGAGAGAGAACCCAAAGAAATGCCATTCCAGAGCCTGTTCGCCAGCAACCCATCATCCCTTCCCCTTGCTCCAGTACCACCTCGACCCAGAGTAGCCCGGACAGAACCATTCTGGAATCGCTGGACAAAACCTCCTATGCCACGGGTCGACCAAGGAACTGCAACGGGAAGGCTGGCCCACCTAAGGAGATTTTCCCCTGGATGAAGGAGAGTCGGCAAAACTGCAAACAAAAAGGCGACATCACGAGTCCAG CAGAAAGCCATCCCGATTCCAACGTCAGCAGCTCGGCTTCCAAGCGCGCCCGCACCGCTTATACCAATTCCCAACTGGTAGAGTTGGAGAAAGAGTTTCACTTCAACAGGTATCTGTGTCGGCCACGCAGGCTAGAGATGGCCAACCTTCTGAATCTGTCAGAGCGACAGATCAAAATCTGGTTCCAAAATCGAAGAATGAAGTTTAAAAAAGACCACCGAGGAAAAAGTGGAAGCAGTTCTCCTGGAGGAGGTTCTCCTGGCCGAAGCTCACCAAGTAATTCATATTCAGGGCAGGTGCAAATGCAGGGTGATGGTGGTTTTGACTCCCCATTGTCTAACACTTACAAGTCAAATGGCAACATGTATGGTTTAGGCTACACAACACCCATCTATGAGAGCTCTCCTTCACAAAAATGCTATGGGGTGGCCTCCATCACACCCAATTATGATCAGCTACCCTTGCAAACTGAAGTCAACTTTGGGAGCCCCAATTTGCAAACTAGCCCAAGCTATGCTGGGGGCAGCTACGGTGAACCCATATTAACAGCCGGTCATGGCACACACTTCAGTCTGAACCTGTCAGCATCTTCCACCTTGGACTACAACTGCTCATCTCAAATTGCTGGCAAACCTCAGATTGGGCAGTGTGAGGTCCTGCCGGCATACACTGACTTAAACTCACTTCCAGCACCTCAGGGAATGGCTCAGGAACCGCCGACTCTCACCCATCTGTAG
- the LOC120524882 gene encoding homeobox protein Hox-D3-like isoform X1, whose amino-acid sequence MQKALCYENAGSFLGCSYQETSALGYLGQNSFTSLPEYHSNTCYLQVDSSPCSPPQDPEQRERTQRNAIPEPVRQQPIIPSPCSSTTSTQSSPDRTILESLDKTSYATGRPRNCNGKAGPPKEIFPWMKESRQNCKQKGDITSPESHPDSNVSSSASKRARTAYTNSQLVELEKEFHFNRYLCRPRRLEMANLLNLSERQIKIWFQNRRMKFKKDHRGKSGSSSPGGGSPGRSSPSNSYSGQVQMQGDGGFDSPLSNTYKSNGNMYGLGYTTPIYESSPSQKCYGVASITPNYDQLPLQTEVNFGSPNLQTSPSYAGGSYGEPILTAGHGTHFSLNLSASSTLDYNCSSQIAGKPQIGQCEVLPAYTDLNSLPAPQGMAQEPPTLTHL is encoded by the exons atgCAAAAAGCTTTGTGCTACGAAAATGCAGGGTCATTTTTGGGGTGCTCATACCAAGAAACTTCAGCTCTGGGCTACCTCGGCCAAAACTCTTTTACAAGTTTGCCAGAGTACCACTCCAACACCTGCTACCTGCAGGTAGATAGCTCGCCATGCTCTCCACCCCAGGATCCAGAGCAGAGAGAGAGAACCCAAAGAAATGCCATTCCAGAGCCTGTTCGCCAGCAACCCATCATCCCTTCCCCTTGCTCCAGTACCACCTCGACCCAGAGTAGCCCGGACAGAACCATTCTGGAATCGCTGGACAAAACCTCCTATGCCACGGGTCGACCAAGGAACTGCAACGGGAAGGCTGGCCCACCTAAGGAGATTTTCCCCTGGATGAAGGAGAGTCGGCAAAACTGCAAACAAAAAGGCGACATCACGAGTCCAG AAAGCCATCCCGATTCCAACGTCAGCAGCTCGGCTTCCAAGCGCGCCCGCACCGCTTATACCAATTCCCAACTGGTAGAGTTGGAGAAAGAGTTTCACTTCAACAGGTATCTGTGTCGGCCACGCAGGCTAGAGATGGCCAACCTTCTGAATCTGTCAGAGCGACAGATCAAAATCTGGTTCCAAAATCGAAGAATGAAGTTTAAAAAAGACCACCGAGGAAAAAGTGGAAGCAGTTCTCCTGGAGGAGGTTCTCCTGGCCGAAGCTCACCAAGTAATTCATATTCAGGGCAGGTGCAAATGCAGGGTGATGGTGGTTTTGACTCCCCATTGTCTAACACTTACAAGTCAAATGGCAACATGTATGGTTTAGGCTACACAACACCCATCTATGAGAGCTCTCCTTCACAAAAATGCTATGGGGTGGCCTCCATCACACCCAATTATGATCAGCTACCCTTGCAAACTGAAGTCAACTTTGGGAGCCCCAATTTGCAAACTAGCCCAAGCTATGCTGGGGGCAGCTACGGTGAACCCATATTAACAGCCGGTCATGGCACACACTTCAGTCTGAACCTGTCAGCATCTTCCACCTTGGACTACAACTGCTCATCTCAAATTGCTGGCAAACCTCAGATTGGGCAGTGTGAGGTCCTGCCGGCATACACTGACTTAAACTCACTTCCAGCACCTCAGGGAATGGCTCAGGAACCGCCGACTCTCACCCATCTGTAG